A single Ghiorsea bivora DNA region contains:
- a CDS encoding YqhA family protein: MKKSQDRDHLEAMFENTLWRSRWAVLAAVLCSLISALLMFYVATVDTFYTLVDLASYASLEDGYLRETMRSQSVAQLVEVIDVFLLAIVLLIFGLGLYELYISKIDHAYSSESARHLLSINSLDDLKSRLGKVIMMILIVKFFELAIGMDIDDIFDLLMFAGGILLSGIALYVTELASRKTKV, encoded by the coding sequence ATGAAAAAATCACAAGACCGTGATCACTTGGAAGCGATGTTTGAAAATACGCTTTGGAGGTCACGTTGGGCAGTTTTAGCAGCTGTGTTATGCAGCCTTATTTCTGCATTGCTTATGTTTTATGTGGCGACAGTAGATACATTTTATACCTTAGTCGATTTGGCTTCCTATGCCTCGCTGGAAGATGGTTATTTGCGTGAGACCATGCGCTCACAAAGTGTTGCTCAACTCGTTGAAGTTATTGATGTTTTTCTTCTCGCAATTGTTCTTTTAATTTTTGGGCTTGGTTTGTATGAATTGTATATTAGTAAGATTGACCATGCGTATAGTAGTGAGTCTGCACGACACTTATTATCTATCAACAGTCTAGATGACCTGAAATCGCGGTTGGGAAAAGTGATTATGATGATTCTTATTGTGAAGTTTTTTGAGTTGGCAATTGGTATGGATATTGATGATATTTTTGATTTATTGATGTTTGCGGGTGGTATATTACTAAGTGGAATTGCTTTGTATGTAACAGAACTTGCTTCAAGAAAAACGAAAGTTTAA
- a CDS encoding YqhA family protein: MSVDKNLIVSENKTIGQRFECFLWGTRWAILLAVICSVCAALVMFYVSAVDTFYAAEDLINYHALESADARAILRADAVGMVVKVIDIFLLAIVLLIFGLGLYELYISKIDHAYERNDESAVHMLSIKNLDDLKSRLGKVIMMILVVKFFEMAIGIEMHGVQGLLTFAAGVLCIAMTLFVTERMSRKTGEWKTRATDREDSSEDRSKA, from the coding sequence ATGAGTGTTGATAAAAATTTGATTGTATCAGAGAATAAAACAATAGGGCAAAGGTTTGAGTGTTTCTTGTGGGGTACGCGTTGGGCCATTTTATTGGCCGTTATTTGTAGTGTGTGTGCAGCATTGGTGATGTTTTATGTTTCTGCAGTGGATACATTTTATGCTGCAGAAGATCTGATAAACTATCATGCGCTTGAGAGCGCTGATGCGAGAGCCATTTTAAGAGCTGATGCAGTTGGTATGGTTGTTAAGGTTATTGATATTTTCTTGCTCGCAATTGTATTGTTAATTTTTGGTTTGGGTTTGTATGAGCTTTATATCAGTAAAATCGATCATGCTTATGAGCGTAATGATGAATCAGCAGTACATATGCTTTCAATTAAAAATTTAGATGATTTAAAGTCGCGTTTAGGTAAAGTGATTATGATGATTTTAGTGGTGAAGTTTTTTGAAATGGCGATTGGTATAGAAATGCATGGGGTTCAAGGTTTGCTGACTTTTGCTGCAGGTGTTTTATGTATCGCAATGACACTTTTTGTGACAGAGCGTATGTCACGTAAGACTGGAGAGTGGAAAACCCGTGCTACAGATCGTGAAGACAGCTCAGAAGATAGAAGCAAAGCTTAA
- the xth gene encoding exodeoxyribonuclease III — translation MKIVSWNVNSLNVRLPHVLDYLKEHQPDVLALQETKQTDDKFPKDDLEAAGYHVAFQGQKTYNGVAIISKHPLEDVSFDIPHLDDPQKRVIAATIQGIRIIDIYLPNGQEVGSEKYAYKMKWINALKVYVQEELKAHDKLVLLGDYNIAPADIDIHDPDRWQGKIMCSNEERAHYQDLLNMGLHDSLRDLHPNEPMFSWWDYRANAFRRRWGIRIDHLLVTSNIQVLDGGIHAEERAKERPSDHAPAWIEIKV, via the coding sequence ATGAAAATTGTTAGCTGGAATGTAAATTCACTCAATGTACGTCTGCCACATGTGTTGGACTATTTAAAAGAACATCAGCCCGATGTATTGGCGTTACAAGAAACCAAACAAACCGATGATAAGTTCCCCAAAGATGACTTGGAAGCTGCAGGTTATCATGTCGCCTTCCAAGGGCAGAAAACATACAATGGTGTTGCCATCATCAGCAAACACCCGCTTGAAGATGTCAGCTTTGATATTCCCCATTTGGATGACCCGCAAAAACGTGTCATTGCAGCCACCATTCAAGGTATTCGCATTATTGATATTTATTTGCCCAATGGACAAGAAGTCGGCTCAGAAAAGTACGCCTATAAAATGAAATGGATAAATGCCCTCAAAGTTTATGTTCAAGAAGAGTTAAAAGCACATGATAAGCTGGTATTATTAGGTGATTACAACATCGCACCTGCAGATATTGATATTCATGACCCAGACCGCTGGCAAGGAAAAATCATGTGCTCCAATGAAGAACGCGCCCACTATCAAGACTTATTAAACATGGGTTTACACGATAGTTTAAGAGATCTTCACCCCAATGAACCCATGTTTTCATGGTGGGACTATCGCGCCAACGCATTCCGCCGTCGTTGGGGTATTCGCATTGACCACCTGTTGGTCACTTCCAACATCCAAGTGCTTGATGGTGGTATCCATGCAGAAGAGCGCGCCAAAGAACGCCCTTCTGACCATGCCCCCGCATGGATTGAAATCAAAGTGTAA
- a CDS encoding transcription antitermination factor NusB has translation MNNPSNMRLFALNILHAVLIHKHKAKASIEHIVSEQNWEPRDAALLREMVYGVLRYYYSLEADVSRFIKQKPEDKSRIALLLGAYQLRHMRIPAHAAVSETVAAIKPFAPQDAGFINAILRKISNCEPPTKLKPHQRAELPKWMYAAWREALGADVVQTMMQACKQPPDLCIAVFDERTTWIEQAQASGIQAKEGELSPYAVLLDAHSQVGTLQGYEQGRFVVIDQAAQAATLGISLTNETGHILDICAAPGGKTAMLAKRFPKAKLTAIEINPKRIPRLQENLARLALTNVAVIQADATALPYPDNSMDAIMLDAPCSASGTLRRHPDAKFLHDKISITEAAKLQTTLLKDALRVLKVSGTLVYAVCSIHKEENEAVVNQFKGVQNIQRLLPSETHDGFFFAQIIKS, from the coding sequence ATGAATAATCCCTCAAATATGCGTTTGTTTGCCTTAAACATTCTTCATGCCGTCCTGATTCACAAACATAAAGCAAAAGCCAGCATTGAACATATAGTTTCAGAACAAAACTGGGAGCCCAGAGATGCCGCATTGCTCCGCGAAATGGTATATGGTGTATTGCGCTATTATTATTCACTCGAAGCTGATGTCAGTCGCTTTATCAAACAAAAACCAGAGGATAAAAGTCGCATTGCTTTATTATTAGGCGCATACCAACTTCGACATATGCGTATCCCTGCCCATGCCGCAGTCAGCGAAACAGTAGCAGCCATCAAACCTTTTGCACCCCAAGATGCGGGTTTCATCAATGCGATATTGCGTAAAATATCAAATTGTGAACCGCCCACAAAATTAAAACCCCATCAACGCGCTGAATTGCCCAAATGGATGTATGCCGCTTGGCGTGAAGCTTTGGGTGCAGATGTTGTGCAAACCATGATGCAAGCTTGCAAACAACCACCTGATTTGTGTATCGCAGTATTTGATGAGCGCACAACATGGATAGAACAAGCCCAAGCTTCAGGCATACAAGCCAAAGAAGGTGAATTATCACCCTATGCCGTGCTTTTGGATGCACACAGCCAAGTGGGTACACTACAAGGTTATGAACAAGGTAGATTTGTGGTCATCGACCAAGCTGCACAAGCGGCAACATTGGGTATCAGCTTAACCAATGAAACAGGGCATATATTAGACATTTGTGCAGCACCTGGTGGCAAAACCGCCATGCTTGCCAAACGTTTTCCCAAAGCCAAGCTCACTGCCATTGAAATCAATCCCAAACGTATCCCGCGCCTGCAAGAAAATTTGGCGCGTTTAGCGCTCACCAATGTTGCAGTAATCCAAGCCGATGCCACAGCACTGCCATATCCAGATAATAGCATGGATGCCATCATGTTAGATGCACCGTGTTCAGCATCAGGCACATTACGACGACACCCTGATGCCAAGTTCTTACACGATAAAATAAGCATAACAGAAGCAGCCAAATTACAGACCACACTGCTCAAAGATGCATTAAGGGTGCTCAAAGTAAGTGGTACATTGGTGTATGCTGTGTGTTCGATTCACAAAGAAGAAAATGAAGCCGTAGTCAATCAATTTAAAGGTGTACAAAATATACAACGTTTATTGCCAAGCGAAACCCATGATGGATTCTTTTTTGCACAAATTATCAAATCATGA
- a CDS encoding tyrosine recombinase XerC codes for MLFTELTHLFLAELQQVRLASTHTVSNYKRDLQRFVDFYQQHVQQDMHIQQISREHIQDWLVSGHSQGLAPATLARRLSAVKSIFVFALRHKHCPDNPAAGIRAPKLGKRLPKTLPQHQTQALLETTNRKFDSRELALLALLYGCGLRVSEVVGVNMNHLSLNFRQGIGEVRVLGKGNKERIVPLPEVAVALMEHWLQERGNLLPKEDAVFLNKFGKRLSVRSVQRMLKDRALETGADLSITPHKLRHSFATDMLTGGANLRTIQQFLGHASLATTEHYTHVTLPQLQKTYTDAHPRAKVKKHE; via the coding sequence CTGTTATTCACTGAACTTACACACCTTTTTCTGGCAGAATTACAACAAGTTCGCCTCGCTTCCACACATACGGTGTCCAATTATAAACGTGACCTACAACGATTTGTGGATTTTTATCAGCAACATGTACAACAAGATATGCATATTCAGCAAATATCTCGTGAACACATTCAAGACTGGCTGGTCTCAGGTCATAGCCAAGGTTTAGCGCCTGCCACCTTAGCCCGACGTTTATCCGCCGTAAAAAGTATTTTTGTGTTTGCTTTGCGCCACAAACACTGCCCTGATAATCCCGCTGCAGGTATCCGTGCGCCCAAATTGGGTAAACGTTTACCCAAAACCTTACCCCAACATCAAACCCAAGCTTTATTGGAAACCACCAATCGGAAATTTGATAGCCGTGAATTGGCATTGCTTGCTTTACTTTATGGCTGTGGACTGCGTGTTTCTGAAGTGGTCGGGGTGAATATGAATCACCTATCTTTAAACTTTAGGCAAGGCATTGGTGAAGTGCGCGTATTGGGTAAAGGAAACAAAGAACGCATTGTGCCTTTGCCTGAAGTGGCTGTTGCTTTGATGGAACATTGGTTGCAAGAGCGCGGCAACTTACTACCCAAAGAAGATGCCGTATTTTTAAATAAGTTTGGTAAACGCTTAAGTGTACGCTCAGTGCAACGTATGCTTAAAGATAGAGCCTTGGAAACAGGAGCAGACTTGAGCATTACCCCCCATAAGTTACGCCATTCTTTTGCCACCGATATGTTAACGGGCGGTGCAAATTTACGTACAATTCAACAGTTTTTGGGGCATGCATCCCTAGCCACCACCGAACATTATACCCATGTCACCCTGCCCCAACTCCAAAAAACATACACCGATGCACACCCTAGAGCCAAGGTAAAAAAACATGAATAA
- a CDS encoding DUF484 family protein, with translation MAKKDADNAHEKPLDFNERRMQALAKENAQLRDYVSTMMERLRENDQLFSRLFALEASVLAAGDPEDMCFTLLRELRSQFSLDMVRIWLDRDSIIGSTPMHALSEQDLIWLEAGEIQNMGLAKRNVWLLQLKGGNFPWLQERDNDLGSIALLRLGSKEKPFGIIGLGSNDKERFKPEQSTDFLAHLAQVISLSLEHAISHQRLARLAITDALTNTHNRRFLQPHSHQSLSSWFGKGVMVAAMYFDMDDFKGLNDRLGHAAGDDALTELCSTIRRYVRAQDPIIRMGGDEFVLLLPSCDTEKAKQIGEKIRADISQLTCHGETLSVSIGLAFSSAEDDMTLNDLVKTADKAMYVAKALGGNRLECAATKD, from the coding sequence ATGGCTAAAAAAGATGCTGATAACGCACACGAAAAGCCGCTCGATTTTAATGAACGGCGCATGCAAGCACTTGCCAAAGAAAATGCACAGTTGCGTGATTATGTATCCACTATGATGGAACGACTCCGAGAAAATGACCAACTTTTTTCTCGTCTTTTTGCGCTTGAAGCCAGCGTTTTAGCCGCAGGCGACCCTGAAGACATGTGTTTCACCCTTTTGCGTGAGTTAAGATCGCAATTTTCATTGGATATGGTGCGTATTTGGTTGGATAGGGATAGCATCATTGGTAGTACCCCTATGCATGCCTTATCCGAACAAGACCTGATTTGGTTGGAAGCAGGTGAAATTCAAAATATGGGTTTAGCCAAACGTAATGTTTGGTTGCTGCAATTAAAAGGTGGCAACTTCCCTTGGTTACAAGAGCGTGACAATGATTTGGGTTCTATTGCTTTGCTTCGCTTGGGTTCCAAGGAAAAACCATTTGGTATTATTGGGCTGGGCTCTAACGACAAAGAACGTTTCAAACCTGAACAAAGCACAGACTTTCTCGCACATTTAGCCCAAGTCATTAGCTTAAGTCTGGAACATGCTATTTCCCACCAACGTTTGGCAAGGTTAGCCATTACCGATGCTTTAACCAACACCCATAACCGCCGTTTTTTACAACCCCACAGTCATCAGTCCTTATCCAGCTGGTTTGGTAAAGGCGTGATGGTCGCCGCCATGTATTTTGATATGGATGACTTCAAAGGTTTGAATGACCGCTTGGGTCATGCTGCTGGTGATGATGCATTAACCGAGCTTTGCAGCACCATTCGCCGTTATGTGCGTGCGCAAGACCCTATTATTCGTATGGGTGGTGATGAGTTTGTATTATTATTGCCCAGTTGTGATACTGAAAAAGCCAAACAAATTGGCGAAAAAATACGTGCCGATATTAGCCAACTCACCTGCCATGGCGAAACATTAAGTGTCAGTATTGGATTGGCTTTTTCTAGCGCAGAAGATGATATGACACTCAACGATTTGGTCAAAACAGCAGATAAAGCCATGTATGTTGCCAAAGCTTTGGGTGGCAACCGCTTAGAATGTGCCGCAACTAAGGATTAA
- a CDS encoding L,D-transpeptidase family protein, which produces MKLWLILSSILCASTLAWAVDLPNDANLTQKMWQSLENPESTNISPQERGILGATLALKQNDPEKALQILNSPSAQNDPLANLLKAEAHRRAALKAVSSVGDYAKHSKLSKQQFAAIDLSDDLSEATVRLQAFADKVDGTQGFPFDVLKTNSHIQSIFIVDKSRSRMFVYQRDTQGEFQRVADEYIVTGAKGGDKKTRGDARTPNGIYRFTAVRHDPALRAKYGPVVFPIDYPNMLDRYHGKTGDGIWMHGYPENKLRRPPQDTRGCFALPNPNLKKMEAFVTPKQSLVLIGNDFSFGDTKKQQALLSSVQNSIQTWIQDWQSLDSDAYLSHYHEKFRSGKYNLKRWKSYKKRVNARKSFIEVQLNDINIIHDPNLWPEGEVVMVEFSQKYRSNNYNDTGAKRLYLARHDANQTWKILIEENL; this is translated from the coding sequence ATGAAGTTATGGCTCATACTTTCCTCTATTTTATGTGCCAGCACACTAGCTTGGGCTGTTGACCTTCCGAATGATGCCAACCTCACACAAAAAATGTGGCAATCACTTGAAAATCCTGAGTCCACAAATATTAGCCCTCAAGAACGCGGTATTTTAGGGGCTACCCTAGCCTTAAAACAAAACGATCCTGAAAAAGCACTGCAAATATTAAATTCACCCAGCGCACAAAATGACCCGCTCGCTAATTTACTCAAAGCCGAAGCACACCGCCGTGCTGCTTTAAAAGCGGTATCTTCTGTTGGTGATTATGCCAAACATAGCAAACTATCCAAACAACAGTTTGCAGCTATCGATTTAAGCGATGATTTAAGTGAAGCCACTGTCCGTTTACAAGCTTTTGCTGATAAAGTGGATGGCACCCAAGGTTTTCCTTTTGATGTTTTAAAAACCAATAGCCATATCCAAAGTATCTTTATCGTGGATAAATCGCGCTCACGCATGTTTGTGTATCAGCGTGATACGCAAGGTGAATTTCAACGGGTTGCCGATGAATATATTGTCACAGGTGCCAAAGGTGGTGACAAAAAAACACGTGGTGATGCGCGTACGCCCAACGGCATTTATCGTTTCACCGCTGTGCGCCACGACCCAGCACTGCGTGCCAAGTATGGCCCTGTGGTATTCCCCATTGATTACCCCAATATGCTGGATCGTTACCATGGTAAAACAGGTGATGGTATTTGGATGCACGGTTATCCAGAAAACAAACTACGCCGCCCACCCCAAGATACACGTGGCTGCTTTGCCCTACCCAACCCCAACTTGAAAAAAATGGAAGCTTTCGTCACCCCCAAACAAAGCTTGGTGCTTATTGGTAACGACTTTTCCTTTGGTGATACAAAAAAACAACAGGCTTTGTTGAGCTCTGTACAAAACAGTATTCAAACATGGATTCAAGATTGGCAATCCTTGGATAGTGATGCTTATTTGTCGCATTACCATGAAAAATTCCGCTCTGGAAAGTACAACCTTAAACGCTGGAAATCATATAAAAAACGCGTCAATGCGCGCAAGTCCTTTATTGAAGTACAGCTTAACGACATCAATATCATTCATGACCCAAACCTATGGCCTGAAGGTGAAGTTGTGATGGTTGAATTTAGCCAAAAATACCGCTCTAACAATTATAACGACACTGGCGCTAAGCGTTTATACTTGGCGCGTCATGATGCCAATCAAACATGGAAAATCCTGATTGAGGAGAATTTATAA
- a CDS encoding nuclear transport factor 2 family protein: MKNIYASILITLLMFSSPALAYDVTQAKADLKQGRYTETIEQLRSLVKSDANNYEAWFLFGVAHVHQQQLHQAIEAFRQVINLRPDLAEPHNNLAAVYNNLGDTKAAVKELEIALEKRPNYTIAEENLADLYIKLALQHYRNTLKTSPNPVIEQRYARLIQVRNPMPDDHANQTPHDTPVPEQKATQHTEKQTTQPHILTPIATVKPQAEQHHTTVMPLIADQSITGVLDALEAWREAWSSQNLDAFFSAYADDYQPPARFQSRDAWKAYKKRVINNKLFIRIELDQVEVNMQGKDMATVKLLQRFHSNTYNGKDFKKITFKYTPQGWRIIDEASVQ, encoded by the coding sequence ATGAAAAATATATACGCAAGTATACTCATCACCTTATTGATGTTTAGCAGCCCTGCCTTGGCATACGATGTCACACAAGCCAAAGCAGACCTCAAACAAGGACGCTACACAGAGACCATTGAACAACTACGTAGCCTAGTAAAAAGTGATGCCAACAACTATGAAGCTTGGTTTTTATTTGGTGTTGCCCATGTGCATCAACAGCAGCTTCATCAAGCCATTGAGGCCTTTCGCCAAGTCATCAACTTGCGCCCAGACCTAGCCGAACCACACAATAATCTTGCCGCTGTTTACAACAATCTAGGTGATACCAAAGCTGCCGTTAAAGAGCTAGAGATTGCCTTAGAAAAACGCCCCAACTACACTATCGCGGAAGAAAACCTTGCTGACTTATATATTAAATTGGCTTTACAACACTACCGCAATACACTTAAAACATCACCCAACCCTGTGATTGAACAACGTTATGCCCGCTTGATTCAAGTGCGTAATCCCATGCCTGATGATCATGCAAACCAAACACCACACGATACGCCCGTTCCAGAGCAAAAGGCTACACAACACACAGAAAAACAAACAACACAACCTCATATTCTTACGCCTATTGCAACCGTAAAACCCCAAGCTGAACAACATCACACCACTGTTATGCCCTTGATTGCCGATCAATCGATTACGGGGGTCCTGGATGCGCTTGAAGCATGGCGTGAAGCTTGGTCTTCACAAAATTTGGATGCATTCTTTTCAGCCTATGCTGATGATTATCAACCTCCTGCTCGCTTTCAGTCACGTGATGCTTGGAAAGCGTATAAAAAACGTGTGATTAACAATAAATTATTTATTCGTATTGAACTGGATCAAGTTGAAGTGAATATGCAAGGCAAAGACATGGCAACGGTCAAACTTTTGCAACGTTTTCACTCCAATACTTACAATGGTAAAGACTTCAAAAAAATTACCTTTAAATATACACCACAAGGCTGGCGTATTATTGATGAGGCATCTGTACAATGA
- the folA gene encoding type 3 dihydrofolate reductase encodes MISLIWAMDNNRLIGANNQMPWSISDLPADMAWFRKHTLGKAVLMGRKTFESIGKPLPKRRNIILSRQKSLNIEGCEVIHSLDDAVKMFQDDELMVMGGAEVYKLAIPYAEQLYYTQIDHTFEGDAWFPKLDMQQWQQNFSEKHEPDEKNIYPYTFEIYQKCGSKT; translated from the coding sequence ATGATTTCTTTAATTTGGGCAATGGATAACAATCGCCTGATTGGTGCAAACAATCAGATGCCGTGGTCTATCTCTGATTTGCCCGCGGATATGGCATGGTTTCGCAAACATACCTTGGGCAAGGCTGTATTGATGGGTCGAAAAACCTTTGAATCGATAGGTAAACCACTACCCAAACGGCGTAATATCATTTTATCCCGCCAAAAAAGCTTAAACATTGAAGGCTGTGAGGTGATACATAGCTTGGATGATGCCGTTAAAATGTTTCAAGATGATGAACTTATGGTGATGGGTGGGGCTGAAGTATACAAACTCGCTATACCCTATGCTGAGCAATTATATTACACCCAAATTGACCATACGTTTGAAGGTGATGCCTGGTTCCCCAAGTTGGATATGCAACAATGGCAACAAAACTTCAGCGAAAAACATGAACCTGACGAAAAAAATATATACCCTTATACCTTTGAAATATACCAAAAATGTGGAAGTAAAACATGA
- a CDS encoding TolC family protein, whose translation MSSFPFKVSPLIVGSLSLIFSSLAIAEEPLTLEKAVMQVKENPAYLARKASASAWSFIPEQAGGLPDPVLSLGALNFPTDTFARDQENMTQLQVGISQALPFPGKLELREKFALYMAKAAADDVDELRLQLVSQAKVNWWNLYYLDRALEIVVRNQELLRQFVRIAETKYTVGEGLQQDVLLAQLELSQLIDRQIQLKAIRSQEQSRLNALLNRPISQEVVLPEKVEEMLPGIGSEELLMNQALASRPLLAQQQQYIQAAEANTNLAEKDYYPDFKVGASYGLRDTNPITGLNRADLGSITLSMTLPFFTSNQQDAQLEQRQAERMKAEFSYQDVQEKVQAEVRIEIAAYEKAKQQVSLYKQGIIPQATQTVASMLAAYQVNKVDFLNLVRTQVTLYNYETQYWKVLAEANQSLARLDAATGRMEQ comes from the coding sequence ATGAGTTCCTTTCCGTTTAAAGTTTCACCTTTGATTGTTGGCTCGCTGAGTCTTATTTTTTCAAGTTTGGCAATAGCAGAAGAGCCTCTCACTTTAGAGAAGGCTGTGATGCAGGTAAAAGAAAACCCAGCGTATCTGGCAAGAAAAGCGTCAGCAAGTGCGTGGTCATTTATACCTGAGCAAGCGGGAGGGCTACCAGATCCCGTCTTATCACTAGGTGCGTTAAATTTCCCAACGGATACTTTCGCTCGTGATCAAGAAAATATGACACAGTTACAAGTGGGCATTAGCCAAGCTTTACCTTTTCCCGGTAAACTAGAGTTAAGAGAGAAATTTGCATTGTATATGGCTAAAGCTGCTGCAGATGATGTGGATGAACTTAGACTTCAATTGGTAAGCCAAGCAAAAGTGAATTGGTGGAACCTTTATTATTTAGACAGGGCTTTAGAGATTGTTGTGCGCAATCAAGAGTTGTTGCGCCAGTTTGTGCGTATTGCTGAAACAAAGTACACAGTGGGTGAGGGTTTGCAGCAAGATGTGTTGTTGGCACAATTGGAGCTAAGCCAACTTATAGATAGGCAAATTCAGCTTAAAGCAATTCGTTCGCAAGAACAATCACGGTTAAACGCACTTTTAAATCGTCCTATCTCGCAAGAAGTTGTGTTACCAGAGAAAGTGGAAGAAATGTTGCCAGGCATTGGTAGTGAAGAATTGTTGATGAATCAGGCTTTGGCTTCGCGCCCACTGCTTGCTCAACAGCAGCAATATATTCAGGCAGCAGAAGCCAATACGAACTTGGCAGAAAAAGACTATTACCCAGACTTTAAAGTGGGTGCAAGTTATGGGCTTAGGGATACAAATCCGATAACAGGCTTAAACCGTGCAGATTTAGGTAGTATTACACTAAGTATGACGTTGCCCTTTTTTACCAGTAACCAACAGGATGCTCAACTTGAACAACGCCAAGCTGAGCGTATGAAAGCTGAATTTTCTTATCAAGATGTGCAAGAGAAAGTGCAGGCAGAAGTTCGGATTGAAATTGCAGCTTATGAAAAAGCAAAGCAACAGGTGTCACTGTATAAGCAAGGCATCATACCACAGGCAACACAAACTGTGGCTTCAATGCTAGCAGCGTATCAAGTGAACAAGGTTGATTTTCTTAACCTCGTACGAACTCAAGTCACGCTGTATAATTATGAAACACAATATTGGAAAGTATTAGCGGAGGCCAACCAAAGCTTAGCTCGACTTGATGCGGCGACAGGTAGGATGGAACAATGA